A part of Sinorhizobium chiapasense genomic DNA contains:
- a CDS encoding FixH family protein has protein sequence MTKEQSAPREFTGWHMLGVMGLFFGTIISANLVMAWNASRSWSGLVVENTYVASQRFNGKVAETRAFAASGIEGALVAEPVSIRYTLTRNGEVDRTAERVVAVFKRPVEEHEDVRVELDREAPGDFVAARTLKPGQWIADITAMAGEEVVFRQAIRFVVPGDRK, from the coding sequence ATGACGAAGGAGCAGAGCGCGCCGCGGGAATTTACTGGGTGGCACATGCTGGGCGTGATGGGCCTTTTCTTCGGCACCATCATTTCCGCCAATCTGGTCATGGCCTGGAACGCCAGCCGTAGCTGGAGCGGCCTTGTGGTCGAGAACACCTATGTCGCCAGCCAGCGGTTCAACGGCAAGGTGGCTGAGACGCGTGCCTTTGCTGCGAGCGGCATCGAGGGCGCGCTCGTCGCAGAGCCGGTTTCCATCCGCTATACTTTGACGCGCAACGGCGAGGTAGACCGGACGGCCGAGAGGGTGGTCGCGGTATTCAAGCGCCCCGTCGAGGAACATGAAGACGTGCGCGTCGAACTCGATCGTGAGGCTCCTGGCGACTTTGTCGCCGCACGGACACTCAAGCCCGGCCAGTGGATCGCCGACATCACGGCGATGGCGGGTGAGGAAGTCGTCTTTCGCCAGGCGATCCGGTTCGTGGTGCCGGGAGACCGCAAATGA
- a CDS encoding SRPBCC family protein, producing the protein MATMAAKIIHTSIARDWREVYAFMADHEKMPLWAAGLSTGLTRDGDEWIAPGPLGNARVRFAPHNDFGVVDHLVTLESGLKVHNALRVVPNGDGAEVMFTLLRQPDMNDEQFAADAAAVEKDLATLKSIMESR; encoded by the coding sequence ATGGCAACCATGGCGGCAAAGATCATCCACACATCGATCGCGCGCGACTGGCGCGAGGTCTACGCATTCATGGCCGACCACGAGAAGATGCCGCTTTGGGCCGCCGGACTTTCCACCGGTCTCACCCGCGATGGCGACGAATGGATCGCACCCGGTCCGCTCGGTAACGCGCGGGTGCGCTTCGCTCCGCACAACGATTTCGGCGTGGTCGATCATCTGGTGACGCTCGAGAGCGGGCTCAAGGTCCACAACGCATTGCGCGTGGTGCCGAACGGCGACGGCGCCGAGGTCATGTTCACCCTGCTGCGGCAGCCGGACATGAACGACGAGCAATTCGCCGCCGACGCGGCGGCCGTCGAAAAGGATCTGGCGACGCTCAAGTCCATAATGGAATCCAGGTAG
- the ccoG gene encoding cytochrome c oxidase accessory protein CcoG, with product MRPQPVTKAASVERLEAEPVNAAHNRKPLYEKRRKIFPKRAEGRFRRFKWLVMLVTLSIYYLTPWIRWDRGAHAPDQAVLVDLAARRFYFFFIEIWPQEFFFVAGLLVMAGFGLFLVTTAVGRAWCGYTCPQTVWVDLFLVVERFIEGDRNARMRLDAGPWTLDKIWKRVVKHATWLLIGIATGGAWIFYFADAPSLLKSFVMLEAPAVAYMTVAILTATTYVFGGLMREQVCTYMCPWPRIQAAMLDENSLVVTYNDWRGEPRSRHAKKAAAAGEVVGDCVDCNACVAVCPMGIDIRDGQQLECITCALCIDACDGVMDKLGRERGLIAYATLSDYASNMALATNNGTTAIDPTRVRDADGAFVDKVRHFNWRIIFRPRVLLYFGVWALVGIGLLYALVSRDRLELNVLHDRNPQFVLESDGSVRNGYMVKLLNMIPEQRTIMLTLDGMRSATMRIAGQAPGDGRRFAVGVDPDKVTALKVFVTLPKEKLAEADEGFILTAEDPSSHERDAYQANFNRPGAAR from the coding sequence ATGCGTCCCCAGCCTGTCACCAAAGCTGCGTCCGTCGAACGGCTCGAAGCCGAACCGGTCAATGCCGCGCATAACCGCAAACCGCTCTACGAGAAGCGCCGTAAGATCTTTCCGAAGAGAGCCGAAGGCCGCTTCCGGCGATTCAAGTGGCTGGTGATGCTGGTCACACTGAGCATCTATTATCTGACGCCGTGGATCCGTTGGGATCGCGGTGCGCATGCGCCGGATCAGGCCGTGCTCGTCGATCTTGCTGCCCGCCGCTTCTATTTCTTCTTCATCGAGATCTGGCCGCAGGAATTCTTCTTCGTCGCCGGGCTGCTCGTCATGGCAGGCTTCGGCCTCTTCCTCGTTACCACCGCCGTCGGGCGTGCCTGGTGCGGCTACACCTGCCCGCAGACCGTCTGGGTCGATCTTTTCCTTGTAGTCGAGCGCTTCATCGAGGGCGACCGCAATGCGCGCATGCGGCTCGACGCGGGACCCTGGACACTGGACAAGATCTGGAAGCGCGTCGTCAAGCACGCGACATGGCTGCTGATCGGCATCGCGACGGGCGGCGCCTGGATTTTCTATTTCGCCGACGCGCCCTCGCTGCTGAAGAGCTTCGTCATGCTGGAAGCGCCCGCGGTCGCCTACATGACTGTCGCGATCCTGACGGCGACGACCTACGTCTTCGGGGGGCTGATGCGCGAGCAGGTCTGCACTTACATGTGCCCGTGGCCGCGCATCCAGGCGGCGATGCTGGACGAGAATTCGCTCGTCGTCACCTATAACGACTGGCGCGGCGAACCGCGCTCGCGCCACGCCAAGAAAGCGGCGGCAGCGGGTGAGGTGGTCGGCGATTGCGTCGATTGCAACGCGTGCGTCGCCGTCTGTCCGATGGGCATCGATATCCGCGACGGCCAGCAGCTCGAATGCATCACCTGCGCACTCTGCATCGACGCGTGCGACGGCGTGATGGACAAGCTCGGGCGCGAACGCGGCCTGATCGCCTATGCGACGCTCAGCGACTATGCGTCGAACATGGCTCTCGCCACAAACAACGGGACGACGGCGATCGACCCGACCCGCGTGCGTGATGCGGATGGCGCCTTCGTCGACAAGGTCCGTCACTTCAATTGGCGGATCATCTTCCGGCCGCGCGTTCTTCTCTATTTCGGCGTCTGGGCGCTGGTCGGTATTGGCCTGCTCTATGCGCTGGTGTCGCGCGACCGGCTGGAGCTCAATGTGTTGCACGACCGAAATCCGCAATTCGTGCTCGAGTCGGACGGCTCGGTACGCAATGGCTACATGGTCAAGCTGCTCAACATGATACCGGAGCAGCGTACGATCATGCTGACACTCGATGGCATGCGGTCGGCAACGATGCGGATCGCCGGACAGGCGCCGGGAGACGGCCGCCGCTTCGCAGTCGGCGTCGATCCGGACAAGGTCACCGCGCTCAAGGTTTTCGTCACCTTGCCGAAGGAAAAGCTTGCCGAGGCGGACGAGGGCTTCATACTGACCGCCGAAGATCCGTCCAGTCATGAGCGCGATGCCTATCAGGCCAACTTCAACCGCCCTGGAGCAGCAAGATGA
- the ccoS gene encoding cbb3-type cytochrome oxidase assembly protein CcoS — MSTLIYLIPIALFLGGLGLAAFLWALKSGQYEDLDGASWRVLDDGDGKPEKD, encoded by the coding sequence ATGAGCACGCTCATCTACCTCATCCCAATCGCGCTCTTTCTCGGAGGCCTGGGGCTTGCGGCGTTTCTCTGGGCGCTGAAGAGCGGACAATACGAAGACCTGGATGGAGCCTCCTGGCGTGTCCTCGACGATGGCGACGGCAAGCCTGAAAAGGATTGA
- a CDS encoding VOC family protein, translating to MSNKGNNRRIDYIEFNVASIDASKAFYGGAFGWTFTDYGPEYCEFADGRLTGGFTTLGPVRSGGPLVIVYADDLEDAARRVEAAGGKIVKPIYSFPGGRRFHFADPDGYELAVWSAQ from the coding sequence ATGAGCAACAAGGGCAACAATCGCCGCATCGACTACATCGAGTTCAACGTGGCAAGCATCGACGCGAGCAAGGCCTTTTACGGCGGCGCCTTCGGCTGGACCTTCACCGACTACGGACCGGAATATTGCGAATTCGCCGACGGCCGCCTGACTGGCGGCTTCACGACGCTCGGGCCGGTCAGAAGCGGCGGGCCGCTCGTCATCGTCTACGCCGACGATCTTGAGGACGCAGCACGGCGGGTCGAGGCAGCCGGCGGCAAGATCGTCAAGCCGATCTACTCCTTCCCCGGCGGCCGCCGCTTCCATTTCGCCGACCCGGATGGATACGAGCTCGCGGTCTGGTCGGCCCAATAA
- the ccoP gene encoding cytochrome-c oxidase, cbb3-type subunit III, which yields MADKHIDEISGVETTGHEWDGIRELNNPMPRWWVYSFYATIIWAIGYAIAYPSWPMLTEATKGVLGYSSRSEVSVELANAKAAQAGNLERIASSSLDEIIADPQLQQFAVSAGASAFKVNCAQCHGSGAAGGQGFPNLNDDDWLWGGKPDEIYQTIAHGVRHAADGETRVSEMPSFAEMLDPEQMKLTAAYVVSLTGMPSDPALVEPGKQLFADNCASCHGADAKGSREMGAPDLADAIWLKGEGEQAIINQMKAPKHGVMPAWLPRIGDTTVKQLAVFVHSLGGGE from the coding sequence ATGGCGGACAAACACATTGACGAGATCAGCGGCGTCGAGACCACCGGTCACGAGTGGGACGGCATTCGCGAACTCAACAACCCGATGCCGCGCTGGTGGGTCTACAGCTTCTACGCGACGATCATCTGGGCAATCGGCTACGCAATCGCGTACCCCTCATGGCCGATGCTGACCGAAGCGACCAAGGGTGTGCTCGGCTATTCGAGCCGCTCCGAGGTGAGCGTCGAGCTTGCCAACGCCAAGGCGGCACAGGCCGGCAACCTGGAGCGGATCGCTTCGAGTTCGCTCGACGAAATCATTGCCGATCCGCAATTGCAGCAGTTTGCCGTTTCCGCCGGCGCTTCCGCCTTCAAAGTCAACTGTGCGCAGTGCCATGGCTCGGGTGCCGCCGGCGGACAAGGCTTCCCGAACCTCAACGACGACGACTGGCTGTGGGGCGGCAAGCCGGATGAGATCTACCAGACGATCGCGCACGGTGTTCGTCATGCCGCCGACGGCGAGACCCGCGTCTCGGAGATGCCGTCGTTTGCGGAGATGCTGGACCCCGAGCAGATGAAGCTGACGGCGGCCTATGTGGTGAGCCTCACCGGCATGCCGTCGGACCCAGCGCTGGTCGAGCCCGGCAAACAGCTCTTCGCCGATAATTGCGCTTCGTGCCACGGCGCCGACGCGAAAGGCAGCCGCGAGATGGGCGCCCCCGATCTTGCGGACGCCATCTGGCTAAAGGGCGAGGGCGAGCAGGCGATCATCAACCAGATGAAGGCGCCGAAGCACGGCGTCATGCCTGCGTGGCTGCCTCGCATCGGCGACACGACCGTCAAGCAGCTCGCCGTCTTTGTTCACTCTCTTGGTGGCGGTGAATAG
- a CDS encoding BRCT domain-containing protein — protein sequence MSDAFYNQVGGDRITSRQIDELIGLARGLVADGAINQTEVEFLQKWLVANSAASDQPVLRTLYRRISEILADGHVNEDEKTELLDTLGRFADRDFELGETLKATTLPLCSPAPLLTFPGVSYCFTGTFNYGQRKHCEQAVIDRGGEVGGLTKKTRVLVIGVYATDSWKHSSFGNKIIKACEIRDAGLPIRIVSEKHWVQHL from the coding sequence ATGAGCGATGCATTCTATAATCAGGTCGGCGGCGATCGCATTACGAGCCGACAGATCGATGAACTGATTGGGCTGGCGCGGGGCCTTGTAGCCGACGGTGCAATCAATCAGACCGAGGTGGAATTCTTGCAGAAATGGCTGGTGGCGAACAGCGCAGCCAGTGACCAGCCAGTTCTCAGGACACTCTACCGTCGGATTAGTGAAATCCTTGCCGATGGTCACGTCAACGAAGACGAGAAAACGGAGCTGCTGGACACGCTAGGCCGATTCGCCGATCGAGATTTCGAACTCGGCGAAACGCTCAAGGCGACAACGCTCCCCTTGTGCTCACCGGCGCCCCTTCTGACGTTTCCCGGTGTAAGCTACTGCTTTACCGGGACGTTCAATTACGGGCAGCGCAAGCACTGCGAACAGGCCGTCATCGATCGCGGCGGTGAGGTCGGCGGCCTCACGAAGAAAACAAGAGTGCTGGTGATTGGTGTCTATGCTACCGATTCATGGAAGCACTCATCCTTCGGCAATAAAATCATCAAAGCGTGCGAGATCCGCGACGCCGGATTGCCTATTCGCATAGTCTCAGAAAAGCATTGGGTGCAACACTTGTGA
- a CDS encoding ABC transporter substrate-binding protein, whose translation MKLRSMAAVLAATVALPFGVASATDLEVTHWWTSGGEAAAVAEFAKAFDATGNKWVDGAIAGSGGTARPIMVSRITGGDPMGATQFNHGRQAEELVQSGLMRDLTDLATRENWKEIVKPASLLESCTIEGKIYCAPVNIHSWQWLWLSNAAFKQAGVPVPKNWDEFVAAAPALEKAGIVPLAVGGQPWQASGAFDVLMVAIAGKDTFEKVFAQKDEEVAAGPEIAKVFKAADNARRMSKGSNVQDWNQATNLVITGKAGGQIMGDWAQGEFQLAGQKAGVDYTCLPGLGVNEVISTGGDAFYFPLLEDEEKSKAQEALASTLLKPETQVAFNLKKGSLPVRGDVDLATANDCMKKGLDILAKGNVIQSTDQLLSQDSQKQKEDLFSEFFANPSITPEDAQKRFAEIIAAAD comes from the coding sequence ATGAAATTGCGTTCCATGGCCGCCGTATTGGCTGCAACCGTCGCCCTGCCATTCGGCGTGGCCAGTGCCACCGATCTGGAAGTCACGCATTGGTGGACATCCGGCGGCGAGGCGGCTGCGGTCGCCGAATTCGCGAAGGCCTTCGATGCGACCGGCAACAAATGGGTCGATGGTGCGATCGCGGGTTCCGGCGGGACCGCGCGTCCGATCATGGTCAGCCGCATCACCGGCGGCGACCCGATGGGCGCGACACAGTTCAACCACGGCCGTCAGGCCGAGGAACTGGTGCAGTCGGGCCTGATGCGCGACCTGACGGATCTCGCCACCCGGGAGAACTGGAAGGAGATCGTCAAGCCGGCAAGCCTGCTCGAGTCCTGCACGATCGAGGGCAAGATCTATTGCGCCCCTGTCAATATTCATTCCTGGCAGTGGCTGTGGCTTTCCAATGCCGCCTTCAAGCAGGCGGGCGTTCCGGTTCCGAAGAACTGGGATGAATTCGTCGCTGCGGCACCGGCGCTCGAAAAGGCCGGCATCGTCCCGCTCGCCGTCGGCGGTCAACCGTGGCAGGCATCGGGCGCCTTCGACGTGCTGATGGTGGCGATCGCCGGCAAGGACACCTTCGAGAAGGTCTTCGCCCAGAAGGACGAGGAAGTGGCTGCCGGCCCGGAGATCGCCAAGGTCTTCAAGGCTGCGGACAATGCACGCCGCATGTCGAAGGGCAGCAATGTTCAGGACTGGAACCAGGCGACGAACCTCGTCATCACCGGCAAGGCTGGCGGACAGATCATGGGCGACTGGGCCCAGGGTGAATTCCAGCTTGCGGGCCAGAAGGCCGGCGTCGACTACACCTGCCTTCCGGGGCTCGGCGTCAACGAGGTGATCTCGACCGGTGGTGACGCTTTCTACTTCCCGCTGTTGGAGGACGAGGAAAAGTCGAAGGCCCAGGAGGCGTTGGCATCGACGCTGCTGAAGCCGGAGACGCAGGTGGCCTTCAACCTGAAGAAGGGTTCGCTGCCGGTGCGCGGCGACGTGGACCTCGCAACCGCCAATGATTGCATGAAGAAGGGGCTCGATATCCTTGCCAAGGGCAACGTGATCCAGAGCACCGACCAGCTTCTCTCGCAAGACAGCCAGAAGCAGAAGGAAGACCTCTTCTCGGAGTTTTTCGCAAATCCGTCGATAACGCCGGAGGATGCGCAGAAGCGCTTCGCCGAGATCATCGCAGCGGCGGATTGA
- a CDS encoding cation-translocating P-type ATPase has translation MSCCATGVEGALEIERAGQGLPASEELWLASRALGDGLRQTDLSVPGVHCGACITTIEGALRKRPEVERARVNLSSRRVSVVWKEEVDGQRSDPLEIARAIRGCGYESHLFAAGEEEGDVLLKQLIRAVAVSGFAATNIMLLSVSVWSGADAATRDLFHWVSAMIAAPAMIYSGRFFYQSAWNALRHGRTNMDVPIALAVTLSYGMSLHETIGHGAHAWFDASVTLLFFLLIGRTLDHMMRGRARSAISGLARLSPRGATVVNSDGSRDYRPVDEIKPGERLLVAAGERIPVDGRVLSGASDLDRSVVNGESAPVAVGAGDSVQAGTLNLTGPLTLEATAAARDSFLAEITGLMEAAEGGRARYRRIADRAARYYSPAVHLLALLSFIGWMLVEGDVRHAMLIAVAVLIITCPCALGLAVPVVQVVAAGRLFQGGVMVKDGSAMERLAEIDAVLLDKTGTLTMGEPRLVNASEVDPGALATAAALALHSRHPIATALHEASGAVQPLVGEIREIPGAGIKGETSDGMYRLGSRAFACGDAGAASGQSEAILSLDGRELACFRFEDRLRPAARETVEDLSRLGLTTGILSGDREPVVAALARRLGIATWRAELSPRGKVDACAAAAEGGHRVLMVGDGINDAPALRAAHVSMAPATAADVGRQAADFVFMHRSLSAVPFAIETSRRAGRLIRENFALAIGYNVIAVPVAILGYATPLVAAVAMSTSSLIVVFNALRLKGLGTASAPASPPHAAGLQTVRSLP, from the coding sequence ATGAGCTGCTGTGCCACAGGCGTCGAGGGCGCACTTGAGATCGAACGGGCCGGGCAGGGGCTGCCTGCTTCCGAGGAACTGTGGCTTGCGAGCCGCGCGCTTGGAGACGGTCTGCGCCAAACCGATCTCAGCGTGCCCGGCGTCCACTGCGGTGCCTGCATCACGACAATCGAAGGGGCGCTCCGCAAGAGGCCCGAAGTCGAGCGTGCGCGCGTCAACCTATCGTCGCGTCGTGTGTCCGTCGTCTGGAAGGAGGAGGTCGACGGCCAGCGAAGCGACCCGCTCGAAATCGCGCGCGCCATCCGGGGTTGCGGCTACGAATCACATCTCTTCGCCGCAGGCGAGGAGGAAGGCGACGTCCTGCTCAAGCAGTTGATCCGCGCCGTTGCCGTTTCCGGTTTCGCGGCCACCAATATCATGCTGCTGTCCGTTTCCGTCTGGTCAGGTGCGGATGCGGCAACGCGTGATCTCTTTCACTGGGTCTCGGCGATGATCGCGGCGCCGGCGATGATCTATTCGGGACGTTTCTTCTACCAGTCGGCCTGGAATGCACTCCGTCATGGCCGCACCAACATGGATGTGCCGATCGCGCTCGCCGTCACGCTTTCCTACGGTATGTCGCTCCATGAGACGATCGGCCATGGCGCACACGCCTGGTTCGATGCCTCGGTGACGCTGCTCTTCTTCCTGCTGATCGGCCGCACGCTCGATCACATGATGCGCGGGCGGGCGCGCTCGGCGATCAGCGGCCTTGCCCGGCTGTCGCCACGCGGCGCGACGGTGGTCAATTCCGACGGCTCGCGCGATTATCGTCCGGTCGACGAGATCAAGCCCGGCGAGCGCCTGCTCGTTGCCGCCGGCGAGCGCATTCCGGTGGACGGGCGCGTGCTTTCCGGCGCGAGCGATCTCGACCGCTCGGTCGTCAACGGCGAAAGCGCGCCGGTCGCGGTGGGCGCCGGTGACAGCGTGCAGGCCGGCACGCTCAATCTGACCGGGCCGCTGACGCTCGAGGCGACGGCAGCGGCACGCGACTCGTTCCTGGCCGAGATCACGGGGCTGATGGAGGCTGCCGAAGGGGGCAGGGCGCGTTATCGCCGCATTGCCGACCGCGCGGCCCGTTACTATTCGCCGGCCGTTCACTTGCTGGCGCTGCTTTCCTTCATCGGCTGGATGCTGGTCGAGGGCGACGTCCGCCACGCGATGCTGATCGCGGTGGCGGTTCTCATCATCACTTGCCCGTGTGCCCTCGGTCTCGCCGTGCCGGTGGTTCAGGTCGTTGCCGCCGGCCGGCTCTTCCAGGGCGGCGTCATGGTCAAGGACGGATCGGCGATGGAGCGCCTTGCCGAAATCGACGCCGTGCTGCTCGACAAGACCGGCACGCTCACCATGGGCGAGCCGCGGCTCGTCAATGCGAGCGAGGTCGATCCGGGCGCGCTCGCGACCGCCGCCGCCCTCGCTCTCCATTCGCGCCATCCGATCGCAACGGCGCTCCATGAGGCGTCGGGGGCGGTGCAGCCGCTCGTGGGCGAAATCCGCGAAATACCGGGCGCCGGCATCAAGGGGGAGACGAGCGACGGCATGTACCGCCTCGGCAGTCGCGCCTTTGCCTGCGGCGACGCCGGCGCGGCCAGCGGCCAGTCGGAAGCGATCCTGTCGCTTGATGGCCGCGAGCTTGCCTGCTTCCGCTTCGAGGACCGGCTGCGTCCCGCCGCCCGCGAAACCGTCGAGGACCTCTCTCGCCTGGGGCTTACGACGGGCATCCTTTCCGGTGACCGCGAGCCGGTCGTCGCCGCACTTGCCCGCAGGCTCGGCATTGCGACATGGCGCGCCGAGCTTTCGCCGCGCGGCAAGGTCGACGCCTGTGCCGCTGCCGCCGAAGGGGGGCATAGGGTTCTGATGGTCGGCGACGGTATCAACGACGCGCCGGCACTTCGGGCTGCCCACGTCTCAATGGCGCCGGCGACCGCGGCCGATGTCGGCCGGCAGGCTGCGGATTTCGTCTTCATGCATCGGAGCCTCAGCGCCGTTCCCTTCGCCATCGAGACCTCGCGTCGCGCCGGCCGGTTGATCCGGGAGAATTTCGCGCTGGCGATCGGCTACAACGTTATCGCCGTGCCGGTCGCGATTCTCGGCTATGCGACGCCGCTCGTTGCCGCCGTCGCCATGTCGACCTCGTCGCTGATTGTTGTGTTCAATGCATTGCGCCTGAAGGGGCTCGGCACTGCCTCGGCCCCAGCGTCGCCGCCGCATGCGGCAGGGTTGCAAACGGTACGGAGCCTGCCATGA
- a CDS encoding LacI family transcriptional regulator, protein MEGKTKNRPAAAPPPDGARPTLKTIAFMTGLGITTVSRALKDAPDIGAETKERVRLVAKQIGYQPNRAGVRLRTGKTNVISLVLTLEEEIMGITSPMVVGITEILAGTQYHLVVTPYSSTKDPLGPIRYILDTGAADGVIISRTEPHDARVTLMTERRLPFVTHGRTEMGIAHPFHDFDNERFAYEAVRRLTERGRRRLVLLEPPPNLTFHSHMRTGFERGLKDFGAEAVSFHHVNIDHSLVAIRDAFEQLMHSVDAPDGIVSGSGAGAIALIAGIESAGKKVGEDVDMVSKAPSDFLRWLRPEVMTMYEDIRLAGRELAKAVIGHIEGKPPETLQSLSQPEFQRPVSLSRKV, encoded by the coding sequence ATGGAAGGTAAGACGAAGAACAGGCCGGCGGCAGCGCCGCCACCGGACGGCGCCAGGCCGACGCTGAAAACGATTGCCTTCATGACCGGTCTAGGGATCACCACGGTTTCCCGGGCATTGAAGGATGCGCCCGATATCGGCGCCGAAACCAAGGAAAGGGTACGCCTCGTCGCCAAGCAGATCGGCTACCAGCCGAACCGTGCCGGCGTGCGCCTCAGAACCGGTAAGACCAATGTCATCAGCCTCGTGCTGACGCTCGAGGAAGAGATCATGGGCATCACCAGTCCCATGGTCGTTGGCATCACCGAAATCCTCGCGGGCACGCAGTATCATCTCGTGGTTACCCCTTACAGCTCCACAAAGGACCCGCTCGGACCGATCCGTTATATTCTCGATACCGGTGCCGCCGACGGCGTCATCATCTCGCGGACGGAGCCGCACGACGCGCGCGTGACGCTGATGACTGAGCGTCGCCTGCCCTTTGTCACCCACGGCCGCACGGAAATGGGGATCGCCCATCCGTTCCACGACTTCGACAACGAACGTTTCGCCTATGAGGCGGTGCGCCGGCTTACCGAGCGCGGCCGGCGCCGGCTTGTGCTGTTGGAGCCGCCGCCGAACCTCACCTTTCATTCCCACATGCGCACAGGCTTCGAGCGCGGCCTTAAGGATTTCGGCGCGGAAGCGGTGAGCTTCCACCACGTCAATATCGATCACAGCCTTGTCGCCATCCGCGACGCCTTCGAGCAACTGATGCACTCGGTGGACGCCCCGGACGGCATCGTTTCCGGCAGCGGCGCCGGCGCGATTGCATTGATCGCGGGGATCGAATCTGCCGGCAAGAAAGTCGGCGAGGATGTCGATATGGTCTCCAAAGCGCCGAGCGACTTCCTGCGCTGGCTGCGCCCCGAGGTAATGACCATGTACGAGGACATCCGCCTTGCCGGCCGCGAGCTCGCCAAAGCCGTGATCGGCCATATCGAAGGCAAGCCGCCCGAGACGCTGCAAAGCCTCAGCCAGCCGGAATTCCAGCGGCCCGTGTCTTTGTCGCGGAAGGTGTAG
- the gndA gene encoding NADP-dependent phosphogluconate dehydrogenase, producing MSQAEIGLIGLGVMGSNLALNIAEKGNRIAVFNRTVEATRKFYAEAGALKEQIVPCETIEEFVAAIRPPRPIIIMIKAGEAVDQQMEILKPYLAKGDIMIDAGNANFRDTMRRFEALKDSGLTFIGMGVSGGEEGARHGPSIMVGGTEDSYRRVEKVLTSIAAKYENDPCVAWLGENGAGHFVKTIHNGIEYADMQMIAEIYGILRDGLKMSAAEIGEVFGSWNKGRLNSYLIEITEKVLKAADPLTGKPIVDLILDKAGQKGTGKWSVIEAQNMGIPATGIEAAVAARSISSMKEEREAAEKILGLPSVGEFAVADRNAFLKDLESALLAAKIGAYAQGFAVMSAASKEFGWNLPMPTIAKIWRAGCIIRSQFLDEITTAFTKAPDAANLIVTPAFAAMVKETDGALRRVVSAAVLGGLPVPALASALGYFDSYRRGRGTANVIQAQRDFFGAHGFDRIDGADSHHGPWGSGLNG from the coding sequence GTGTCACAGGCGGAAATCGGGCTTATCGGCCTCGGCGTCATGGGGTCGAACCTCGCGCTCAACATCGCGGAAAAGGGCAACAGGATCGCGGTCTTCAACCGCACGGTCGAGGCGACGCGCAAGTTCTATGCGGAAGCCGGCGCGCTCAAGGAGCAGATCGTTCCCTGCGAGACGATCGAGGAATTTGTCGCCGCCATCCGCCCGCCGCGGCCGATCATCATCATGATCAAGGCCGGCGAAGCGGTCGACCAGCAGATGGAAATCCTGAAGCCCTATCTTGCCAAGGGCGACATCATGATCGACGCCGGCAACGCCAATTTCCGCGACACGATGCGCCGTTTCGAGGCGCTGAAGGACTCCGGTCTTACCTTCATCGGCATGGGTGTCTCCGGTGGTGAGGAGGGCGCCCGTCACGGTCCGTCGATCATGGTCGGCGGTACGGAAGACTCCTACCGCCGTGTCGAAAAGGTGCTGACCTCGATCGCCGCGAAATACGAGAACGATCCTTGCGTCGCATGGCTCGGTGAAAACGGCGCCGGCCATTTCGTCAAAACGATCCACAACGGCATCGAATATGCCGACATGCAGATGATCGCCGAAATCTACGGCATCTTGCGCGACGGCCTGAAGATGAGCGCTGCCGAAATCGGTGAAGTCTTTGGCTCCTGGAACAAGGGTCGGCTCAACTCCTATCTGATCGAGATCACCGAAAAGGTCTTGAAAGCCGCCGATCCCTTGACCGGCAAGCCGATCGTCGACCTGATCCTCGACAAGGCCGGCCAGAAGGGCACCGGCAAATGGTCGGTGATCGAGGCGCAGAACATGGGCATCCCGGCGACCGGCATCGAGGCCGCCGTCGCCGCCCGCAGCATTTCCTCGATGAAGGAAGAGCGTGAGGCGGCCGAGAAGATCCTCGGCCTGCCGTCGGTCGGCGAGTTCGCGGTGGCCGACAGGAATGCGTTCCTCAAAGATCTCGAAAGCGCGTTGCTTGCCGCCAAGATCGGCGCCTATGCGCAGGGTTTCGCGGTAATGTCGGCCGCCTCGAAGGAATTCGGCTGGAACCTGCCGATGCCGACGATCGCAAAGATCTGGCGCGCCGGCTGCATCATCCGGTCGCAGTTTCTCGACGAGATCACCACAGCCTTCACCAAGGCGCCGGACGCGGCCAACCTGATCGTGACACCGGCCTTCGCGGCGATGGTCAAGGAAACCGACGGTGCGCTGCGCCGCGTCGTTTCCGCCGCCGTCCTCGGCGGCCTGCCGGTGCCGGCGCTTGCCTCGGCGCTCGGCTATTTCGACAGCTACCGCCGCGGCCGCGGCACAGCGAACGTCATCCAGGCGCAGCGCGACTTCTTCGGCGCCCACGGTTTCGACCGGATCGACGGCGCCGACAGCCACCACGGCCCGTGGGGGAGCGGCCTGAACGGTTGA